One window of the Sciurus carolinensis chromosome 8, mSciCar1.2, whole genome shotgun sequence genome contains the following:
- the Slc35e4 gene encoding solute carrier family 35 member E4, whose product MCRCPLEQHEGRMTSAEAVAVTGSTRVTGSPEWPPGSPQVLRQPGRARVAVAALVWLLAGASMSSLNKWIFTVHSFGRPLLLSALHMLAAALACHWGARRRMPGSTRRRVLLLSLTFGTSMACGNVGLSTVPLDLAQLATTTTPLFTMALSALLLGRRHHPLQFAAMGPLCLGAACSLAGEFRAPPAGCGFLLAATCLRGLKSVQQSALLQEERLDAVTLLYETSLPSFCLLVGAALVLEAGVAPPPVLTDSRLWACVLLSCFLSVVYNLASFSLLALTSALTVHVLGNLTVVGNLILSHLLFGSRLSTLSYVGIALTLSGMFLYHNCEFVASWAARRGLWQREQPGKGI is encoded by the exons ATGTGCCGCTGCCCATTGGAACAACATGAAGGCAGGATGACCTCAGCGGAAGCAGTGGCAGTGACTGGAAGTACTCGGGTGACTGGATCCCCTGAGTGGCCCCCTGGCAGCCCCCAGGTCCTCAGGCAACCTGGCCGGGCCCGGGTGGCTGTGGCAGCACTGGTGTGGCTGCTGGCAGGAGCCAGCATGTCAAGCCTCAACAAGTGGATTTTCACAGTGCATAGCTTCGGTCGGCCCCTGCTGCTCTCCGCGCTGCACATGCTGGCGGCAGCGCTGGCATGCCACTGGGGGGCACGGCGCCGGATGCCAGGGAGCACACGCCGACGAGTCCTGCTGCTCAGCCTCACCTTTGGCACATCCATGGCCTGTGGTAACGTGGGCCTGAGCACTGTGCCCTTGGACCTGGCACAGCTGGCTACTACCACCACACCACTGTTCACGATGGCCTTGTCTGCACTGCTGCTGGGTCGCCGCCACCACCCACTGCAGTTTGCTGCCATGGGCCCACTCTGCCTGGGGGCAGCCTGCAGCCTGGCAGGAGAGTTTCGGGCACCCCCTGCAGGCTGTGGTTTCTTGCTGGCAGCCACTTGCCTTCGAGGTCTCAAGTCTGTTCAGCAGA GTGCCCTGTTGCAGGAAGAGAGGCTGGACGCAGTGACCTTGCTGTATGAAACCTCACTGCCCAGCTTTTGCCTGCTGGTGGGTGCAGCACTGGTGCTGGAGGCTGGTGTGGCACCACCACCCGTCCTTACAGATTCCCGCCTCTGGGCCTGTGTCCTACTCAGCTGCTTCCTGTCTGTGGTCTACAACCTCGCTAGCTTCTCCTTGCTGGCCCTCACCTCCGCTCTCACCGTCCATGTGCTGGGCAACCTCACCGTCGTGGGTAACCTCATCCTGTCCCACCTCCTGTTTGGCAGCCGCCTCAGCACCCTGAGCTATGTGGGCATTGCACTTACCCTTTCAGGAATGTTCCTTTACCACAACTGTGAGTTTGTGGCCTCCTGGGCTGCCCGCCGGGGGCTGTGGCAGAGAGAACAGCCTGGCAAGGGTATTTGA
- the Dusp18 gene encoding dual specificity protein phosphatase 18 isoform X1, producing MTAPLCTFPVQFRQPSISGLSQITRSLYISNGVAANNKLLLSSNQISSVINVSVEVVNTFYEDIQYTQVPVADAPISKLYDFFDPIADHIHSVEMKQGRTLLHCAAGVSRSATLCLAYLMKYHAMSLLDAHTWTKSCRPIIRPNNGFWEQLIHYEFQLFGKNTIHMVSSPVGMIPDIYEKEWPKSSSCLGPS from the exons ATGACAGCACCCCTGTGTACCTTCCCAGTTCAGTTCCGACAGCCCTCAATCAGCGGCCTCTCACAGATCACCAGAAGCCTGTACATCAGCAATGGTGTGGCTGCCAACAACAAGCTCTTGCTGTCCAGCAACCAGATCTCTTCAGTCATAAACGTCTCAGTAGAGGTGGTAAATACCTTCTATGAGGATATACAGTACACACAGGTGCCTGTGGCCGATGCACCTATCTCAAAGCTCTATGACTTCTTTGACCCCATCGCTGACCACATCCACAGTGTGGAAATGAAACAGGGCCGTACATTGCTACACTGTGCCGCTGGTGTCAGCCGCTCAGCCACTTTGTGCCTTGCCTACCTCATGAAGTACCATGCCATGTCCCTGCTGGATGCCCACACATGGACCAAGTCATGCCGGCCCATCATCCGACCCAACAATGGCTTTTGGGAGCAACTCATCCACTATGAGTTCCAGCTGTTTGGCAAGAATACTATACACATGGTCAGCTCCCCAGTGGGAATGATCCCTGACATCTATGAGAAGGAG TGGCCTAAGTCAAGTTCCTGCCTGGGGCCAAGTTGA
- the Dusp18 gene encoding dual specificity protein phosphatase 18 isoform X2: MTAPLCTFPVQFRQPSISGLSQITRSLYISNGVAANNKLLLSSNQISSVINVSVEVVNTFYEDIQYTQVPVADAPISKLYDFFDPIADHIHSVEMKQGRTLLHCAAGVSRSATLCLAYLMKYHAMSLLDAHTWTKSCRPIIRPNNGFWEQLIHYEFQLFGKNTIHMVSSPVGMIPDIYEKEVRLMIPL, encoded by the coding sequence ATGACAGCACCCCTGTGTACCTTCCCAGTTCAGTTCCGACAGCCCTCAATCAGCGGCCTCTCACAGATCACCAGAAGCCTGTACATCAGCAATGGTGTGGCTGCCAACAACAAGCTCTTGCTGTCCAGCAACCAGATCTCTTCAGTCATAAACGTCTCAGTAGAGGTGGTAAATACCTTCTATGAGGATATACAGTACACACAGGTGCCTGTGGCCGATGCACCTATCTCAAAGCTCTATGACTTCTTTGACCCCATCGCTGACCACATCCACAGTGTGGAAATGAAACAGGGCCGTACATTGCTACACTGTGCCGCTGGTGTCAGCCGCTCAGCCACTTTGTGCCTTGCCTACCTCATGAAGTACCATGCCATGTCCCTGCTGGATGCCCACACATGGACCAAGTCATGCCGGCCCATCATCCGACCCAACAATGGCTTTTGGGAGCAACTCATCCACTATGAGTTCCAGCTGTTTGGCAAGAATACTATACACATGGTCAGCTCCCCAGTGGGAATGATCCCTGACATCTATGAGAAGGAGGTCCGTTTGATGATTCCACTCTAA